From a region of the Puntigrus tetrazona isolate hp1 unplaced genomic scaffold, ASM1883169v1 S000000002, whole genome shotgun sequence genome:
- the dhrs13a.1 gene encoding retinol dehydrogenase 12 isoform X1: MDCIQEGVFDFSTSSCSQSGGNRSFVSKYSSYCSDRLNIMLTVLLICGGLVAFYLLLCVTVLHLPKCKSTAKLHGKTVIVTGANTGIGKATALDLAKRGARVILACRDESRAQAAVKDIQRESGNKEVLYMHLDLASLKSVRSFAENFLKKESRLDILINNAGLVIDGNTEDGFGRIFGVNHLGHFLLTVLLLERLKECGPSRVVTVSSMAHQWGKIDFDCINTHKNVGLGKSAVALLRMYSNSKLCNVLFTHELAKRLKGTKVTCYSLHPGAIKTDIGRHSDLWWRLFMAPILLLFFTDVESGAQTSLYCALQEGIEPLSGRYFSRCAAQNLSAKARDDAVAKKLWEVSERLVGLA, translated from the exons ATGGACTGTATCCAGGAGGGCGTGTTTGATTTCAGCACGTCTTCCTGTTCTCAGTCTGGAGGAAACCGCTCTTTCGTAAGCAAATATAGCAGTTACTGCTCCGATCGTTTAAATATAATGCTTACCGTTCTTCTCATTTGTGGAGGACTGGTCGCGTTTTACCTGTTGCTGTGCGTGACGGTGCTGCACCtgccaaaatgtaaaagtacgGCCAAGCTGCACGGGAAGACCGTGATCGTGACTG GGGCGAACACTGGTATCGGCAAAGCCACCGCGCTGGATCTGGCTAAAAGGGGAGCTCGTGTGATTCTGGCCTGCAGGGATGAAAGCAGAGCTCAGGCTGCTGTCAAAGACATTCAGAGG GAATCGGGAAACAAAGAAGTCTTGTACATGCACTTGGATCTGGCCAGTCTGAAATCTGTGAGGTCTTTTGCTGAAAACTTTCTCAAGAAAGAATCCAGGTTGGACATTCTTATCAACAATGCAG gACTTGTTATTGATGGCAACACTGAGGATGGCTTTGGAAGGATCTTTGGCGTCAATCACCTCGGTCACTTTCTGTTGACCGTCTTGCTGCTGGAAAGGTTAAAAGAGTGCGGCCCCAGCAGAGTTGTGACAGTTTCTTCAATGGCCCATCAATGGGGGAAAATTGATTTTGATTGCATCAACACTCATAAAAATGTGGGTTTAGGAAAATCTGCTGTGGCTTTATTAAGGATGTACAGTAACAGCAAACTCTGCAATGTCCTCTTCACTCATGAACTAGCAAAGAGACTCAAAGGTACAAAAGTCACCTGCTACAGTCTTCATCCAG gcgCCATCAAAACAGACATCGGTCGCCACAGCGATTTATGGTGGAGGCTTTTCATGGCACCGATTTTGCTGCTTTTCTTTACGGATGTGGAATCTGGAGCTCAGACGTCTCTTTATTGTGCACTTCAAGAGGGTATTGAACCCTTGAGTGGACGCTACTTCTCTAGATGCGCAGCGCAGAATCTCTCCGCTAAAGCCAGAGATGATGCAGTAGCCAAAAAGCTTTGGGAAGTCAGTGAGAGGCTTGTTGGTTTAGCTTGA
- the phf12a gene encoding PHD finger protein 12 isoform X2 has product MWGKMETPTIVYDLDTSGGLMEQIQTLLAPPKSEDGEKRTRKPDRSTRRAGRATNHDTCDSCREGGDLLCCDHCPAAFHLQCCNPPLSREMLPPGEWMCHRCSIRKKKREQRKEQINGLLEPQLGKQTPSPAPEQECGTLRLDPSVGSGGTGLRAAVAQVRLLEKRPSSRPATPNSNTSSTDTPTPSEQNDMEEDLLDVEDEAQGSEPELSNITTTLKRPFDLLIAAAMQRNPSQFQLPNDLTCTTALPGTSKKRRKDELTAKNIKRPQHELDHFGLVPLPVKVCYTCSRSCRLAPLIQCDYCPLLFHMDCLDPPLTAFPTGRWMCPNHIQNLVLNQRSLTLSNRCQLFDQFQDRVSQHAVKLDFLQRIHRQHPPTHRSAHANSRKTLKVPDAIKSQYQNPPTLMATAGIREGELICTGLPESFVPQHSASEDEQCQWLKDVISLQCSIMRHLWNRQTSPWDSEHTEKTDLKLRDSCQSVSTGSQNIAPKVSCSLCTDGLCKNCKTTNGPVDRLVQSNGMQAPDRTQEKTTDHEMSHLHTTPPNHANTEIKTERASLKSCSGTEDPPPACVKSEPSTPSCDHEKTTSASDTTAAKFSGSTVCSGAHAVKPQKSISDTGSKGGNAVLDAVMAGSGDVFSCTEPNMLELSGRIKDIMQDSGEVELGSLDEKFIKLLAWQRIQQLFESKTSPVESSSSLSASPTHRKHSEAQNREVQARASLCLVSGKGMAVNMCYRSLYIGTGADMDVCLTNYGHCNYVSGKHACIFYDENTKQYELLNYSEHGTTVDNVLYSCDFSEKMNQSPSSNLLAKVQNIIRRCRKKEQESSAVGVASATEGGVMSCQSHDARIAPCNCKNSGSSLIGGSGAGWEGTALLHHGSHVKLGCLQFIFSITEFANKPLKEELTNCSLTPTPGQQGEQLSKATPPLLQPNLVT; this is encoded by the exons ATGTGGGGAAAAATGGAGACTCCGACGATCGTGTACGATCTGGATACCTCCGGCGGGCTGATGGAG CAAATCCAGACTCTGCTAGCGCCACCCAAGTCTGAGGACGGAGAGAAGCGGACCAGGAAGCCGGACAGGAGCACCAGGAGAGCTGGCAGGGCCACCAATCACGATACCTGCGACAGCTGCCGGGAAGGAGGGGACCTACTGTGTTGTGATCACTGCCCCGCTGCCTTCCATCTACAGTGCTG TAACCCTCCATTGAGCAGAGAAATGCTGCCCCCTGGTGAATGGATGTGCCATCGCTGCTCTATTCGCAAGAAG AAAAGGGAGCAGAGGAAGGAGCAAATTAACGGCCTGTTGGAGCCTCAGCTGGGGAAGCAGACGCCTTCTCCGGCTCCTGAGCAGGAATGTGGAACATTACGTCTGGATCCTTCTGTGGGGTCGGGCGGCACAGGGCTTCGGGCCGCTGTCGCTCAGGTACGACTCTTGGAGAAACGACCCAGCAGCCGACCTGCAACCCCCAACTCCAACACTTCTTCCACAGACACACCCACACCATCTGAGCAGAACGACATGGAGGAAGACCTCCTGGACGTGGAGGACGAGGCCCAGGGTTCTGAGCCTGAACTCTCAAATATCACAACAACCCTCAAAAGACCATTTGACCTCCTAATCGCCGCTGCCATGCAAAGGAACCCTTCGCAGTTCCAGCTTCCAAATGACCTCACTTGCACAACCGCACTTCCAG GCACCAGCAAAAAGAGACGAAAAGACGAGTTAACAGCCAAGAACATTAAACGTCCACAACATGAGCTAGACCATTTTGGACTGGTTCCACTCCCAGTGAAGGTGTGCTACACATGCAGCAG GAGCTGTCGATTGGCTCCACTGATCCAGTGCGACTATTGCCCTCTCTTGTTTCACATGGACTGTTTGGACCCGCCTCTCACTGCCTTCCCTACAGGCAGGTGGATGTGTCCCAACCACATCCAGAACCTAGTT CTGAACCAGAGAAGCTTGACCCTCAGCAACCGTTGCCAGTTATTTGACCAGTTTCAGGACCGCGTATCTCAGCATGCCGTTAAACTTGACTTCCTGCAGCGGATACATCGACAGCACCCCCCTACACATCGTTCTGCTCATGCCAACAGCAGAAAGACTTTGAAG GTCCCAGATGCCATAAAGTCACAGTATCAGAACCCGCCTACTCTGATGGCCACGGCAGGAATCCGTGAAGGGGAGCTGATCTGCACTGGCCTTCCAGAATCTTTTGTCCCACAGCACTCAGCCAGTGAAGATGAACAGTGTCAG TGGCTCAAAGACGTCATCTCACTGCAGTGCAGCATTATGAGGCATTTATGGAACAGACAAACATCTCCTTGGGATTCAGAGCACACAGAAAAGACTGATCTGAAACTCAGAGACTCTTGCCAGAGTGTCTCAACGGGCAGCCAGAACATTGCTCCAAAAGTTTCCTGTAGCTTGTGTACTGATGGACTGTGTAAGAACTGTAAGACCACAAATGGCCCTGTAGACCGATTGGTTCAGTCCAATGGAATGCAGGCTCCTGATAGAACCCAAGAAAAGACCACTGACCATGAAATGTCCCATTTACACACCACTCCACCCAATCATGCCAACACAGAAATCAAGACTGAGAGAGCTAGCTTAAAGTCCTGTAGTGGCACTGAGGACCCTCCTCCTGCATGTGTCAAATCTGAGCCCAGCACTCCATCATGTGACCATGAGAAAACTACATCAGCTTCAGACACAACAGCAGCAAAATTCTCAGGCTCTACTGTTTGTTCGGGAGCACATGCTGTTAAACCACAGAAAAGCATCTCAGATACTGGGTCAAAAG GTGGAAATGCTGTTTTGGATGCTGTGATGGCAGGCAGTGGTGACGTCTTCTCTTGCACAGAACCTAACATGTTGGAGCTTTCTGGACGAATAAAAGACATCATGCAGGACAGCGGAG AAGTTGAGCTTGGCTCATTGGATGAGAAATTTATCAAGCTCTTAGCATGGCAGCGGATTCAGCAGCTCTTCGAATCTAAAACCTCTCCTGTTGAGAGCAGTTCTTCTTTATCTGCATCACCCACTCACAGGAAACACAGTGAAG CCCAAAACAGGGAAGTGCAAGCGAGAGCCTCGTTGTGTTTGGTCTCGGGAAAGGGAATGGCTGTAAATATGTGCTACAGGAGTCTGTACATCGGGACAG GTGCTGATATGGACGTGTGCCTTACAAACTACGGGCATTGTAACTATGTTTCAGGGAAACATGCCTGTATATTTTATGATGAG AATACAAAGCAGTATGAACTGCTAAACTACAGCGAGCATGGGACGACTGTTGACAATGTGTTATATTCCTGTGACTTCTCTGAGAAGATGAACCAGAGTCCATCCAGCAACCTGCTAGCCAAAGTGCAAAACATCATCC GACGCTGCAGGAAAAAGGAGCAGGAGTCGTCCGCGGTGGGCGTGGCTTCGGCAACAGAGGGTGGAGTTATGAGCTGCCAGTCCCACGATGCTCGCATCGCTCCGTGTAACTGTAAAAACAGCGGGTCCAGTTTGATTGGGGGCAGCGGTGCAGGATGGGAAGGCACTGCGCTGCTCCATCACGGAAGCCACGTCAAACTGGGCTGCTTGCAGTTTATATTCAGTATCACCGAGTTTGCCAACAAGCCACTTAAAGAGGAGCTCACCAACTGCAGCCTCACTCCCACACCTGGACAACAGGGGGAGCAGCTGAGCAAGGCCACGCCTCCTCTGCTCCAACCCAATCTTGTAACTTAA
- the phf12a gene encoding PHD finger protein 12 isoform X1, with translation MWGKMETPTIVYDLDTSGGLMEQIQTLLAPPKSEDGEKRTRKPDRSTRRAGRATNHDTCDSCREGGDLLCCDHCPAAFHLQCCNPPLSREMLPPGEWMCHRCSIRKKKREQRKEQINGLLEPQLGKQTPSPAPEQECGTLRLDPSVGSGGTGLRAAVAQVRLLEKRPSSRPATPNSNTSSTDTPTPSEQNDMEEDLLDVEDEAQGSEPELSNITTTLKRPFDLLIAAAMQRNPSQFQLPNDLTCTTALPGTSKKRRKDELTAKNIKRPQHELDHFGLVPLPVKVCYTCSRSCRLAPLIQCDYCPLLFHMDCLDPPLTAFPTGRWMCPNHIQNLVLNQRSLTLSNRCQLFDQFQDRVSQHAVKLDFLQRIHRQHPPTHRSAHANSRKTLKVPDAIKSQYQNPPTLMATAGIREGELICTGLPESFVPQHSASEDEQCQWLKDVISLQCSIMRHLWNRQTSPWDSEHTEKTDLKLRDSCQSVSTGSQNIAPKVSCSLCTDGLCKNCKTTNGPVDRLVQSNGMQAPDRTQEKTTDHEMSHLHTTPPNHANTEIKTERASLKSCSGTEDPPPACVKSEPSTPSCDHEKTTSASDTTAAKFSGSTVCSGAHAVKPQKSISDTGSKGQKSTSPSSGGNAVLDAVMAGSGDVFSCTEPNMLELSGRIKDIMQDSGEVELGSLDEKFIKLLAWQRIQQLFESKTSPVESSSSLSASPTHRKHSEAQNREVQARASLCLVSGKGMAVNMCYRSLYIGTGADMDVCLTNYGHCNYVSGKHACIFYDENTKQYELLNYSEHGTTVDNVLYSCDFSEKMNQSPSSNLLAKVQNIIRRCRKKEQESSAVGVASATEGGVMSCQSHDARIAPCNCKNSGSSLIGGSGAGWEGTALLHHGSHVKLGCLQFIFSITEFANKPLKEELTNCSLTPTPGQQGEQLSKATPPLLQPNLVT, from the exons ATGTGGGGAAAAATGGAGACTCCGACGATCGTGTACGATCTGGATACCTCCGGCGGGCTGATGGAG CAAATCCAGACTCTGCTAGCGCCACCCAAGTCTGAGGACGGAGAGAAGCGGACCAGGAAGCCGGACAGGAGCACCAGGAGAGCTGGCAGGGCCACCAATCACGATACCTGCGACAGCTGCCGGGAAGGAGGGGACCTACTGTGTTGTGATCACTGCCCCGCTGCCTTCCATCTACAGTGCTG TAACCCTCCATTGAGCAGAGAAATGCTGCCCCCTGGTGAATGGATGTGCCATCGCTGCTCTATTCGCAAGAAG AAAAGGGAGCAGAGGAAGGAGCAAATTAACGGCCTGTTGGAGCCTCAGCTGGGGAAGCAGACGCCTTCTCCGGCTCCTGAGCAGGAATGTGGAACATTACGTCTGGATCCTTCTGTGGGGTCGGGCGGCACAGGGCTTCGGGCCGCTGTCGCTCAGGTACGACTCTTGGAGAAACGACCCAGCAGCCGACCTGCAACCCCCAACTCCAACACTTCTTCCACAGACACACCCACACCATCTGAGCAGAACGACATGGAGGAAGACCTCCTGGACGTGGAGGACGAGGCCCAGGGTTCTGAGCCTGAACTCTCAAATATCACAACAACCCTCAAAAGACCATTTGACCTCCTAATCGCCGCTGCCATGCAAAGGAACCCTTCGCAGTTCCAGCTTCCAAATGACCTCACTTGCACAACCGCACTTCCAG GCACCAGCAAAAAGAGACGAAAAGACGAGTTAACAGCCAAGAACATTAAACGTCCACAACATGAGCTAGACCATTTTGGACTGGTTCCACTCCCAGTGAAGGTGTGCTACACATGCAGCAG GAGCTGTCGATTGGCTCCACTGATCCAGTGCGACTATTGCCCTCTCTTGTTTCACATGGACTGTTTGGACCCGCCTCTCACTGCCTTCCCTACAGGCAGGTGGATGTGTCCCAACCACATCCAGAACCTAGTT CTGAACCAGAGAAGCTTGACCCTCAGCAACCGTTGCCAGTTATTTGACCAGTTTCAGGACCGCGTATCTCAGCATGCCGTTAAACTTGACTTCCTGCAGCGGATACATCGACAGCACCCCCCTACACATCGTTCTGCTCATGCCAACAGCAGAAAGACTTTGAAG GTCCCAGATGCCATAAAGTCACAGTATCAGAACCCGCCTACTCTGATGGCCACGGCAGGAATCCGTGAAGGGGAGCTGATCTGCACTGGCCTTCCAGAATCTTTTGTCCCACAGCACTCAGCCAGTGAAGATGAACAGTGTCAG TGGCTCAAAGACGTCATCTCACTGCAGTGCAGCATTATGAGGCATTTATGGAACAGACAAACATCTCCTTGGGATTCAGAGCACACAGAAAAGACTGATCTGAAACTCAGAGACTCTTGCCAGAGTGTCTCAACGGGCAGCCAGAACATTGCTCCAAAAGTTTCCTGTAGCTTGTGTACTGATGGACTGTGTAAGAACTGTAAGACCACAAATGGCCCTGTAGACCGATTGGTTCAGTCCAATGGAATGCAGGCTCCTGATAGAACCCAAGAAAAGACCACTGACCATGAAATGTCCCATTTACACACCACTCCACCCAATCATGCCAACACAGAAATCAAGACTGAGAGAGCTAGCTTAAAGTCCTGTAGTGGCACTGAGGACCCTCCTCCTGCATGTGTCAAATCTGAGCCCAGCACTCCATCATGTGACCATGAGAAAACTACATCAGCTTCAGACACAACAGCAGCAAAATTCTCAGGCTCTACTGTTTGTTCGGGAGCACATGCTGTTAAACCACAGAAAAGCATCTCAGATACTGGGTCAAAAGGTCAGAAATCTACATCCCCTTCCAGTG GTGGAAATGCTGTTTTGGATGCTGTGATGGCAGGCAGTGGTGACGTCTTCTCTTGCACAGAACCTAACATGTTGGAGCTTTCTGGACGAATAAAAGACATCATGCAGGACAGCGGAG AAGTTGAGCTTGGCTCATTGGATGAGAAATTTATCAAGCTCTTAGCATGGCAGCGGATTCAGCAGCTCTTCGAATCTAAAACCTCTCCTGTTGAGAGCAGTTCTTCTTTATCTGCATCACCCACTCACAGGAAACACAGTGAAG CCCAAAACAGGGAAGTGCAAGCGAGAGCCTCGTTGTGTTTGGTCTCGGGAAAGGGAATGGCTGTAAATATGTGCTACAGGAGTCTGTACATCGGGACAG GTGCTGATATGGACGTGTGCCTTACAAACTACGGGCATTGTAACTATGTTTCAGGGAAACATGCCTGTATATTTTATGATGAG AATACAAAGCAGTATGAACTGCTAAACTACAGCGAGCATGGGACGACTGTTGACAATGTGTTATATTCCTGTGACTTCTCTGAGAAGATGAACCAGAGTCCATCCAGCAACCTGCTAGCCAAAGTGCAAAACATCATCC GACGCTGCAGGAAAAAGGAGCAGGAGTCGTCCGCGGTGGGCGTGGCTTCGGCAACAGAGGGTGGAGTTATGAGCTGCCAGTCCCACGATGCTCGCATCGCTCCGTGTAACTGTAAAAACAGCGGGTCCAGTTTGATTGGGGGCAGCGGTGCAGGATGGGAAGGCACTGCGCTGCTCCATCACGGAAGCCACGTCAAACTGGGCTGCTTGCAGTTTATATTCAGTATCACCGAGTTTGCCAACAAGCCACTTAAAGAGGAGCTCACCAACTGCAGCCTCACTCCCACACCTGGACAACAGGGGGAGCAGCTGAGCAAGGCCACGCCTCCTCTGCTCCAACCCAATCTTGTAACTTAA